One segment of Pseudomonas pohangensis DNA contains the following:
- a CDS encoding DNA-processing protein DprA, which translates to MSHQALSADTEVVLLLCGRFGGESQESFQPLAPGEYSKLAVWLNSRGLRPADMLTGVGRDQLKDLHEPKLEQARIEFLLQRGTAMALALERWSRGGLWVISRGDQDYPTRLRRHLKQAAPPLLYGAGHKSLLDSGGLAIIGSRDASHAALEFTRDIAAKCVREGMAVISGGARGVDSAAMQGATEADGVTIGVLASDLLKLSLNKQNRTGLQSGRLVLLSPFYPEASFNKGNAMGRNRYIYALSDQALVIDTALASGGTWAGAIENLKQNWVPLYVRTPGEGPGNAALAKKGAIPFEISPSDSESLTDFFARNPLYSKELADLGDVQQSLLSSINEAAMEDSAATPIKAEEAPVICKELEPTAELPEPESEKEIPSSVGAQEGSVIHDPSQDMFEYFLGRLSQLFVEESFTEEDISAQLGLEKSQAKAWLNKAADAGRILKQKKPVRYSLMRQASLLD; encoded by the coding sequence ATGAGCCACCAGGCATTGAGTGCGGATACTGAAGTTGTTCTTTTGTTATGTGGGCGTTTTGGCGGGGAGTCGCAAGAGTCTTTCCAACCGCTTGCGCCCGGCGAATACAGCAAGCTGGCCGTCTGGCTTAACTCCCGTGGATTGCGTCCTGCAGACATGTTGACAGGCGTCGGGCGTGACCAATTGAAGGATCTTCACGAGCCCAAGCTTGAACAAGCTCGTATCGAGTTTCTTCTGCAGCGCGGCACTGCCATGGCCTTGGCTCTGGAGCGCTGGAGTCGGGGTGGTTTGTGGGTGATCTCACGAGGCGATCAGGATTATCCGACCCGCTTGAGACGTCACCTGAAGCAAGCAGCCCCGCCACTCCTGTATGGGGCGGGGCATAAGAGTCTGCTGGATAGCGGGGGCCTGGCCATTATTGGCTCGCGTGATGCCAGCCATGCAGCGCTTGAGTTTACCCGTGACATTGCAGCCAAGTGTGTTCGAGAGGGTATGGCTGTTATTTCCGGTGGTGCTCGCGGCGTTGACTCTGCTGCGATGCAGGGTGCAACTGAGGCGGATGGCGTCACCATAGGGGTGTTGGCTAGCGATTTGTTGAAGTTGAGTCTCAATAAACAAAATCGCACGGGGCTCCAGAGTGGACGTCTAGTGCTGCTGTCTCCGTTCTACCCCGAGGCTAGCTTCAATAAAGGAAATGCCATGGGCCGCAATAGGTATATCTATGCGCTGTCGGATCAGGCGTTGGTAATCGATACGGCGCTTGCCAGCGGAGGTACCTGGGCCGGTGCAATAGAAAATCTGAAGCAGAACTGGGTTCCGCTTTATGTCAGGACCCCAGGCGAGGGCCCGGGTAATGCTGCGCTTGCGAAGAAAGGCGCGATTCCTTTCGAGATATCACCGAGTGATAGCGAGAGCCTCACAGACTTTTTTGCTCGGAATCCCCTTTATTCTAAAGAGTTAGCTGATCTCGGAGATGTGCAGCAGTCATTGCTGAGCTCCATCAATGAAGCCGCGATGGAAGACAGCGCGGCTACCCCGATCAAAGCTGAAGAGGCTCCAGTCATATGTAAAGAGCTGGAGCCTACTGCCGAATTACCAGAGCCAGAAAGCGAAAAGGAAATCCCGTCCTCTGTCGGGGCTCAGGAAGGGTCAGTGATTCATGATCCGTCACAGGACATGTTCGAATATTTCCTCGGAAGGTTGAGCCAGCTATTTGTAGAAGAGAGCTTTACCGAGGAGGATATTTCCGCACAGCTGGGCCTCGAAAAATCTCAAGCAAAAGCCTGGCTTAACAAAGCCGCAGACGCCGGGCGAATTCTCAAGCAGAAGAAGCCGGTGC
- a CDS encoding RecQ family ATP-dependent DNA helicase, which produces MASRDQARAYLQQAMGNTSIDFRDGQWEAIDHIVNRHGKVLCVQRTGWGKSMVYFVASKLLRAGGGGVTLIISPLLALMRNQIEAAERLGLRALTVNSTNRDDWDRVRNELLANRVDLLLISPERLANDEFVGGTLQPIASRIGLLVIDEAHCISDWGHDFRPDYRRIGQILTRLPENIAVLATTATANLRVEKDVSAQLGGLVAVQRGPLIRASLALQSMRLPGPAERLAWLAGQIPHLEGSGIIYTLTTRDADRVAHWLRMNRIDAHSYHAGISDEERQALEQALLSNQIKCLVATSALGMGYDKPDLYFVIHYQTPGNVVAYYQQVGRAGRAIPVAYGVLLSGEEEDDINEYFRDSAFPPESQVQSILGALEDADAGLKVRALEQAINLRQSQIEKVLKLLVVEPLSPVLKIDSTWYRTSNPYQLDHRRIAHLTHQREEEWAQMQRYLANESCLMQFLAEALDDPEARPCGRCAVCLGRPVLPVEIDRTLLIRAQQYVKHSETRLELKKQWDIGALRQYQARFGWQGSNIPQHLRGEEGRILSRWAEPVWGELVADGKSMGYFDQELVDASVELIQQRWPEASAARWVTCIPSKRNPRLVADFAARLAEALGIPFRPVIEKVIETEPQKFMENRFHQCHNLDGAFAIQSAEDLSAPVLLIDDVVDSAWTLTLATALLRQAGTAAVFPFALATTATK; this is translated from the coding sequence ATGGCTTCTCGAGATCAGGCAAGGGCGTATTTGCAGCAGGCGATGGGCAACACCAGCATTGATTTCCGTGACGGCCAGTGGGAAGCCATTGACCATATTGTGAATCGACACGGCAAGGTGCTTTGCGTCCAGCGCACTGGCTGGGGCAAGAGCATGGTGTATTTCGTTGCATCCAAACTCCTGCGCGCCGGCGGGGGTGGCGTCACACTGATCATTTCGCCGCTGCTGGCCTTGATGCGAAACCAGATTGAGGCGGCCGAGCGCCTGGGTTTGCGGGCGCTGACGGTCAACTCGACCAACAGGGATGACTGGGATAGGGTGCGCAATGAACTGTTGGCTAATCGCGTTGACCTGCTGCTGATTTCTCCAGAACGCTTGGCTAACGACGAGTTTGTCGGTGGCACACTGCAACCCATCGCCTCACGTATTGGCTTATTGGTAATTGACGAAGCGCACTGCATTTCTGACTGGGGTCATGATTTCCGTCCGGACTATCGTCGCATTGGACAGATTCTGACGCGTTTACCAGAAAACATTGCGGTGCTAGCCACTACGGCAACTGCCAATCTCCGCGTTGAGAAGGATGTTTCTGCACAACTGGGTGGCCTCGTGGCTGTTCAGCGAGGGCCGCTGATACGAGCAAGTCTCGCCCTTCAGAGCATGCGCCTGCCAGGGCCTGCCGAGCGACTGGCCTGGTTGGCCGGCCAGATTCCGCATCTGGAAGGTAGCGGCATCATCTATACGTTAACCACACGTGATGCCGACCGGGTGGCGCACTGGCTGCGCATGAATCGAATAGATGCTCACTCCTACCATGCCGGGATCTCGGATGAGGAGCGGCAAGCCCTTGAACAGGCACTGCTGAGTAATCAGATCAAGTGCCTCGTGGCCACCAGCGCCCTGGGCATGGGCTACGACAAGCCGGATTTGTACTTTGTCATTCACTACCAAACCCCGGGCAACGTAGTGGCCTATTACCAGCAGGTAGGCCGAGCGGGACGGGCTATACCTGTCGCCTATGGTGTGCTGCTGTCCGGGGAAGAGGAAGATGACATTAACGAATATTTTCGTGACTCAGCGTTCCCCCCGGAGTCGCAGGTGCAAAGCATTCTGGGTGCATTGGAAGACGCCGATGCTGGTTTGAAGGTCCGTGCTCTTGAACAGGCGATTAACCTTCGGCAGTCGCAAATTGAGAAAGTGTTGAAGTTGTTGGTGGTTGAACCCCTGTCACCGGTGCTGAAAATCGATAGTACTTGGTACCGTACTTCAAACCCCTATCAACTCGATCATCGGCGTATTGCTCATCTCACCCATCAGCGTGAGGAGGAGTGGGCGCAGATGCAGCGCTACCTCGCAAACGAAAGCTGCTTGATGCAGTTTCTAGCCGAAGCGTTGGATGACCCGGAGGCGCGGCCCTGCGGTCGGTGTGCAGTATGCTTGGGGCGTCCGGTACTGCCCGTGGAGATTGATCGGACTTTATTGATACGTGCACAGCAATACGTCAAGCATAGCGAAACGCGCTTGGAATTGAAAAAGCAGTGGGACATCGGTGCCTTACGGCAGTATCAAGCAAGGTTTGGTTGGCAGGGGTCGAATATTCCCCAGCACTTGCGCGGCGAGGAGGGGCGGATACTGTCCCGTTGGGCTGAGCCGGTTTGGGGCGAACTGGTTGCCGATGGCAAGTCGATGGGGTATTTCGATCAGGAACTTGTTGATGCCTCTGTAGAGCTTATCCAGCAACGCTGGCCGGAAGCATCAGCTGCCCGCTGGGTTACCTGCATTCCCTCCAAGCGTAATCCTAGGTTAGTAGCAGACTTTGCAGCTCGATTGGCTGAGGCATTGGGCATTCCTTTTCGACCAGTCATTGAGAAAGTCATTGAAACTGAACCTCAAAAGTTCATGGAAAATCGCTTCCATCAGTGCCACAACCTGGACGGCGCATTTGCCATTCAGAGCGCTGAGGACCTTAGTGCACCTGTCTTGTTGATTGATGATGTAGTCGATTCAGCCTGGACTTTAACCTTGGCGACGGCCTTACTGCGGCAGGCGGGTACAGCCGCAGTTTTCCCATTTGCGCTGGCGACTACGGCCACGAAGTAA